Within Paralichthys olivaceus isolate ysfri-2021 chromosome 14, ASM2471397v2, whole genome shotgun sequence, the genomic segment CCAAGGCTTCAAAACCTAGTTTCAAGCAtgcaagtttttttaaattcgaTTTCAAGCTTTGAAACATGGCGTTTCAACCTTTTCTTAATTTCCGAATACAGCATGATTTTTATCTAACATATTTCAAATGGTTACCCTTCCGGTTTTTATATCTCATTTCATTCTGTTTGGTCACAGTCAGGAGCTTTTCTACCAAATACTGATCTACGACTTCGGGAACTATGGCGTACTAAGACTATCTGTGAGTAAAGTCCGGACTGGGAATGATTAGAAAGATATTGTACAGATGCAGCATATTTTTAATGACAGATTCTGTGCACTCAGACTCCGGCTCCGCTCTACGAGCTGGCCATGTTGGCTCTGGACAGCGAGGAGAGCGGCTGGACTGAAGAGGACGGACCTAAAGAAGGCCTGGCTCAGTACATCGTGGACTTCCTCAAGAAGAATGCGGAGATGCTGGAGGATTACTTCTCCATGGAGATAGATCAGGTCAGGTTCCAGGTTCATTTCTGCAATGACCATACATGCTGCTTCTTCCAAAGAGGACATGTTTGTAACTGAGTTTTATGAACTGTAGGAAGGGAATCTAAGAGGGCTGCCTCTCCTGCTTGATAAGTACACTCCTGTCATGGAAGGTCTGCCCATGTTCATCCTGCGCCTGGCCACTGAGGTGAAGTCTTGTTCTGTCTCTCCTTACTGTCATGCACTATGACAAGCTTCTGGAATCACACTGTATCTGAcgtcctgtgtgtctctgtgctgtttcACAGGTGAACTGGGACAACGAGAAGGAGTGCTTCAGAGACTTCAGCAAAGAGTGCAGCATGTTCTACTCCATCAGGAAACAGTACATCCTGGAGCCCGAGCCCGGAGAGGAGCAGGTGAACACTCTGAACCTTTTCTACCATTGAGGACACGATACATTCATGACATGAAAAGACGAGTGTGGAATGTTTGTTTCAGGATGATGAGGCGAACTCGTGGCGTTGGAAAGTGGAGCACATCATCTTTAAAGCTTTTCGAACACTCTTCAGTCCGCCAAAGAAGTTCAGCGAGGACGGCACGGTGCTGCAGATCGCCAACTTACCTGATCTCTATAAAGTGTTTGAGAGGTGCTGAATCTGATGATCACATCTGActggaaaaaacaaaccctcCACGCTGCTCATTTTATACTTGATGTAACatttgtgctgtaaataaaaactgtatgaaaCAGAACTTCAGACTTTTGTCTCTGGTGTATTCCTCTTCCATACAGTGCCGTTTCTgtgtacatatttctacatacgtattttccagattcatataaagGTCACTGTAACTGTAGcctttgacaactgaaacataatcacttCATCTTCGAGTGACAACAAAAGTTCATCAAAAGTTCATGAAATTCCCCTCAAGCAGTTTTGAggtatcacattcaagaggccaaaaacatgtgttttgaagccaccgtgacctttgaccactgaaatctcatcagtttatcagtgttcaagtcaaagttgaagaaattccctcaagctaaacatatcatgttcaagaaaaacataagcatactttgtgaggccacagtgaccttgacctttggctaccaaGGTGAAATCCAAGTTcaggtgaatgtttgtgccaaatgtgaaagaattccctcaaAAAAAGTgctctgtgacatcactgtgacctctgaccaccaAAAATCTAATCAGTCTCCCgaagtccaagtgaatatttgtaccagATTTGAGGAAATTCCCTAAAAGGCAAGAGATCACGTTCCCAGGAATGGGACGGACATACAACCCGAAAatataatgcctctggccactcTGGCATAAAAACCATCTGCCATGATGTAGAAAAGTCTCCACTCCGTCACAGGAAATCCTTGCTCTGAATGGCCCATTTAAAAGTGCAGGGCCTTCACATGGTTTTCTGAAAGCGAGGTTTGGGACACGCTGCCAGGAAAAACAGAATTCAGTCATGATGCCCAAACCTTGGCAGCAAACCAGCTCCACTTTTATTACTTTGACAGTTTCCCTAGTCACTGTGAGGCGTGTGCAGCGTGGAGGGATCAGAGCTCAGCGTGAAGTTAAGAGAAACCTTCACTTGAAAATACCATGTGGGCAATTAGTTTGTAACATCAGCACGGAAACTGAAGGAAGTGAAGGAAAAACGATTTCAACCATTACTGCTGTAGCATAGATGTTCCAATCTCTGCGTCAGTCACAGAAGAACTCATCTGGATACCAAAGAGttaggaggaaaagagaaaatgaatctCTGTAAGTTATGCctatgaatatatttaaatatactgtttgtttttctgcaaatTATAAAGGCTACAACATTCACCGtatgatttgacactgcacatACATTCTTATAAGGTCAGCATGACCTTTGATgactttgagtccaagtgaaaacagattaaaatgtgAAGGAATTCCCAATAGACAGACTCAAGACATCATGCTCAAGAGGACAAACAggatttgtgaggtcacagtgaccttgacatCCCAAATCGAATCTTAGTGTAAGTGAACATTTGAGCCAATTCGAAAGGTTTCTCTTGAAGGAGTTCTTTAGATaatgtgttcacaagaatgagacAGACGGATGGAAAACCAGAAAACACAGTGCCTCCGACCACTGACTGTTTTCTATTCCATATTCAAATCAGGACATAAAGTGAGATTAAATAATCTGAAATATCGCCAGGTATTGGAAATCTACACCcatatttaaatatgtgtatgtatataggAAAACTACCAAGGCTTCAAATGAATAACATTCACACCTCACGTTTAGACAGATTCAGAAATATACACAGTTGTATACAGTTCTgtaaattacacatttattttcaagaaatcttttaaatatttgaaaaaatttCAAGGAAACCGCAGCAGACAAAGTTGGTTctatatattttcaaatgacGAGCGCACCTCTTCTTAAATACATCATTCTGTACCTGTTAAAACTATTATTGTTTCATGGAGCGGTACAGACCCCCTGTCTCCTAGTGTGAGAAGGCACTTCACTGTGTGAGGGGAAGCAGAGGAGGTGCAGGGCTGGAGCAGCTGTGAGGGTGGTAGAGTTTAAAAAGCATCATTATACTCATTCATGCAATTTatcaaaaaaagaataataaacaaaacaatacagcCAAGCACCCAGCcagagggaaataaaatctCCTGGATAACATGATGTAGTACAAAGGTCTGAAAAATTAAGTGGTGACAAGAGAACTTTCCTCAGTATCTCCCAGCAACTTATAGTTTTATTTAGAGTCATTCTTCCCAAAACACTGGCAGCTCGCCAGCTCAAACCAACACTTCaggttttttaaagaaaacagacacagttccgttttcttttcctcctgtgctACAAGTGTTTTTTGGTTAGCTACAAATCTTAAAGTGTTACAGCTGAAAATGGAAATGTGCTCCAGATGCAAATATGGCAGTCAAGAGGTCTGAGGTGCGAGTTTAAGGGCTTCTGTGGTGACGCTGCCTTGCCTCACTGCTGTGACAGAAGGGCGTTCCTGTTGGCCTTCATCTTCTCGAGGCGCTTTACTAGGTGGTTGTTggtcatctccatctcctctatCTTATCTAGAGCCGTGCGtagctgtgggggggggggacagaggAGAGTCATCACATTCAGCCTGCTGACTTTTCACGCTAGAAAAAACAAGTGGGTCATTGTTGTTACCTCTCTTTGAAGTTTCCGTTTCTCCGCTTTAAGTTCGTCTTCTATTTTCTCTGAGTTATCTGACGCTGCCTTGTACCTGGACACTTGCCCTTCAAGTCTATTAAtctgaaaaacagacacaaaaggTTATTAAACCTGTGAATCACGTTTCGCGAATCAGTGTGAACCATCACttggtttgttgtttctttccCACTCACATTTTGCTCCATTGTACCCATTTCCTGTTCTGCCTTTGAAAGCTTGAACTTGTATTCGCTAACCTGTCTGTTGGCGTCTCctacagagaaaacagagacaagcaGAGCCGTTATTCAGACATAACTCCAGAGAATCTCCGCACCATGGGGTTCAGACTTTCTCCGGTCAGACGCATTGACCACAAAAGgtcatttcaggagaatatctggagttctgtgcatgtctgaaagcagctcaagtttgaaaatacagaaaatgttcATAAGGTCATTGCATCAGTTTGTGGAATCATTATGATAAAACCAACTTACTCTGCATCTCAATAACGTGTAGGTCTGTACCGTTCTCCATCCTCTCCCCGTCGGTGAACGTGCTGTCCACCTTCgagtgtttctgtctctcctcctccagctgattCTTCAGCTTCCTGATCTGAGCCAACAGCTCATCCTTCTCCTCTGCCAACTTCCGTAGCCTGACATCTACACAACAGATGGAAACTATTCAGAACTGACGCAGTTTAGCAAAGCAAAGTCAGTGTTTAACAATTGAatactgttgtgtttgttgttaggacaaacaacaaacagaataaTACGATCACTCAAATGTACAAGGTTTTCTTCTCATTACAAGCTTTGGTGAGTATAAATACACGCCTCATCAGATCTGCGTACTTATCATTCATCAACCACATCCTCAGACTTACCCAGCGGTCCGTCTCCTGCAGACTCCAGCACCTGGGCGGCCTCCTGGGAGACCACAGTGATCCCTGAGGACACAGGCTCGTGGTTGACGTCTCCGTTCGGTGTGCCGTCTGGGATGATGACCAGCCCGTGTTTCTGAGGTGAGAAAAGGCCAATTACTGAGGAAACTCTGCTGCCAGCACCTTTACAGCAATCAAGTTATGAACCAGTGTCACATTTTCGTATGACCCCCCCCCGTCATGAATACATGGAGCtttgatgataaaaataaaaactaaaatcttgAACAGTAAAGGCCAGTGAGTGGTCTGTGGGTGACAACAAGTTTCTAACACAGCACCTGACTTTGCCTCATTTAAACCTGAAGGCACGAAGTGAAGCAGGATGTGTCAGGATTTGTCCGCCCAAAcgaacaaagacaaagaaaattcTGTCTCTGTTCAGACATGTTGGCAAAAATACTTCATCACAACTCTGTTTTCCAGTCAACCATGTGAATGTTGTTTCACATTGCTTCTTTATACCTTCGGCGGTCTATAATGACATTAATTGTTTTTGAATGTTGCACAACacctctgacattttcttttcttttacagtttgtatGCACAATAACAGATGCTGGCTTGTGCGTTGGTCAATGTGGTAAGTTACTGTGGTGATGTGTATGTACAGTGACATTGAGAGCATATGTCATTTGCTGTAGTGCACTGACGTCATCTACAGATCGATCTAGCAGCCCAGAGGCTAATTCTGATGACTAGGTAGCCTCTGGTGGCAACGATCAATATTATGTGCAGACGGCATTTTGACTAATCTTTATTGACAGATATCTCCATATGAAAGCAGATAAATCAAAGAGCAGGTAGTTGATGCATTTCAGTCATTGTGATCCACGTCTTGCTCTCAAAacagactgtttacctgcaggcaaaCAAAGCCTTCTTCAATGTGACTAGTTTAACTAGAAACAAAAACCAGAAGGCTTCCAGCTCTGAAACCTTGTCCCACTGATTCTTtatattcacatgttgaatCTGTTAATAGATTAACACTGCACCAAAATTATAAatagtggggaaaaaaacaagaatttaatAGTATAAAGAGGTTTGATAACATTTGATGGCTTCCATCCAAAATGAAAAGTATAAAATGTGGTTGTTTGGCCGTAAACTCATTCCTctaaccttgtttttttttctgggacTTAGTGGACCTACCTCTCCTGCTTTGGCCTTCTCCTTGATGTCAGCGAGCTCATCTCTGAGCTCATCTCTCTCATTCCTAATGCAATCAAAGTACTCTTTCTGCCTCTCTAGGGCCTGGCCACACAgatgagaggagacaagagagagagagagaggagaagaggcagaggagaagtTGGATAGACTCAGACACAGACATGCAACACATGACACAGCAAAGACACGCTccatgcacaaacatgcactgtGCATCTCCAGCTaacaaagaggagaaataaaaaacagacagaaacgaGGTGACATGCTCATAGAAAATGATACTGGGAAAAGTTATAGGACAGTTACAACACAGGCTAATAAGTTTATAAAGAAGGAGATTATGGAGTTTTTTTCCTTAACTTTATTCAAAACCTTGTGCTAACACTCAAAAAGCCTGCTGCTTGTacttagatttgctctgcttaTGCTCAAACTTGCAACTACTGCACATTTcctgtgctgcagcttcagctcttctcgcactcatgctgcttctgtgcAGGCTGGAAACGTATCTTAATTTTTTTTGAGCAACAAGTCTGAAAATTAATTTTCACATTACGTCGGCTTCCCGTTGTTGTGCTTGAAGGAAAACACCTTTATGGAACAGGAGTCTAGTAGATCGCTGGTCATTCTATTGGTTGGAGAATTTCAACAGAGCTAAAGCACAAGCAGGAAGTGAAAAACCATggtcttgaataaagatagtaaaaaaaaacatagggGATAATTTTTCACTTAGTGTAAAGCTACATATACTGCAATTACGATGCTTCTATCATTGAGAGTCTGACATCATGAACTGACAAACACGTGGAACATGCATGTCATGCTTTAGAGGAAATGTAATCCAAATACTTAAGTTTACATAAGAACCctaaaaaaacatctgtatttcaCAGGCTGTCCACTTGTAGATTTAACACAGTGCCAGTGCACTTGTTTTGTTAGCTGACACTGCAGATCCAAACTGTAAACCCTGTTAATTTGACGTGCAAAACTCCAAACTGTGAATATGGATGGGTCCGGTTATGTGCTAATGCCTAAGGATCTCCATCATGCAGAGACAGCACGAGAGGCAACAGAGCTGGATTGACACTGTGTCTAAAGGCTGAAAAAGTGCAGTAATCTATTGCCTCTCGGTTTCTGTCGGAGCAGCCATGTGGGACCTCCTACCCCAATCTTTCTGTCCTTCCAGTTTATAGTTTCCTGCAGGTCAAACACCTCTCTGGTGAGGGCATCTAACTTAGTCTGCATTCGCTGGCTCTCCTGCAGCAGCGTTCAGCAGTAATGAGGTGACACAGCACAGGATAAGAACAGAACAGGAaaaaatttaatgaaagaagacaaAAGAAGTGAAAATGCACATAAATACTCAGATACAAAAATGACAGatacaaacaggaagagaagagagtcATTTGAGGAGATATAACTCAGAGAGGAATGAAGGATAGTGTTCAGAGTCAGACAGGACAATGAAACAGCTGAATGTCACAGCAATAGACTGGGAGAGAACCTAGAGGCAGGCCAGTGCCAATCAACCCTTATCAAAGTTCCTGCAGAACAAAGTCTCCTCTACCATATGCACAGAGGCACCAACACCTTTCAAGGTGATGACAGAATAGCAAAGTGATGTGGTCATACTGgcagaaacagtttgttttcGTAATGCATGGTCAGACTTACCTCTATAAGCTCATCTCTCTGGCGAATTCCCTCTTTCAGTTCTTCTTGTTTATGCTGCAGGACTGTACATGTGTGCTTTTGCCTTTCTAGTTCCTGAAACCACAGACAGAACTTTTCAGCCACAGCATAGCcacacattttctaaaatgaacTTTCCCTGATTGATTGACATTGTCACCTTTGACTTTTcttccagctctctcctcatctcGGACGTTtgctcctccatctcttctATGACGTCCTTTAGCGTGTCGACTTGATAGATGAGGTTGGCTTTGTCGTTATCCAGTTGCGCATTCGATACCATGGCTTTCTTAtacttctcctccacctctgcaaGTGATTCCTGATATGGGTGGAAGCAGGTCAATAAAAAGAGTAAACACGTTTAAAACACAGCTCACCTACATGCATCCGGTGTGCTTTTAGGTGCAACAAATTTAACACAACAAACATGCTACAAATatcttttcttatatatatataaatgtcaaaTGAAGTAAAGGAACAATTGTGAACCATCTTTTGTGTTATATTTCCATTTGAACTTTTCACTATGTGATATCAAAGAGGTGACATTGAAGAAACAAAAATAGAATCCCTTTGAGAAGTGAAACAAGGCAGAGGTTTGAAAAGGGGATCTGAAAGAGAGAGCTACAAGTGAACCAGAAACAAGATGGTGAAAAGGATTCTAGCTCAAGTGCTTCAGATGTATTAAATTCTGCCAAGAACAAGCCAAGAGTCAGGTCTGTTAGTAAACTACTCTTATACATGAGATATAGGGTACATTATCCTTTCTAGGAGAGCAGACAGCTGTTGACGTCAAACTAAAGGGCTGACACTGAGGCTGGGTGGAAGAGGTGCGCTGTAATTGAAAGAACTGCAGTTATCTGTCAGCAGGTGGAGCATGTTGCTCTTCTTCTTACACCTCAGAACTGTGGGAGTGTCTTCACTTCAGGCCACAACCAGTGAGTTGgatcaaaacaggaagtgagggaAGATCATGCAACAGAAAGGGTCATTACGCAATTCACACTGGGAGCACGCAGAGACACAGTTGTGGTTAGAGAGCTACAggacagtgggggggggggggggggcacagaagGGGTATGAGTGGGGTTGGGGGGGTTAGTGACGCCATACTGCTCCCACCAGACAAGAGAAGGCATGCTGCGAGCTCAAGCCCCTCTACCTTCAGCTCTTTAAGCCCTTGCATGTACCGCCCCTCTACATCCTGAATCTGGTCCTTTAGTTCATAGATATCCTGTAGGGCAGATGGAAGGAATGGTTCGGGTGAGCTGGGGCATCAGAGAGGGTAGGGGGGTATCAAGGAGAGATAACAGAGCACCCGTGCTTCCGTCTCAAAGACAGTCTAGCTGGCATACACATGACCACCCAGCTATGCAGGACACATGTCACATCCAGACCTCCCGTGCATACTTGAAGAAAAACGGTTAATGCAGACACTTAGAACAGCAGGGAGGAAGGCAATGCTGTGGGAGGTTCATTAATACACAGAAAAAAGGTGTATATATTACTGACTCAAACATAGAACATATGGGTTTTAAACACTATGAGAACGTAATGATGACTAACAGAGACTAAAACACAATTTTACTTCATATAATTGTATTTCTATTTCCTTTAAACAGACACATGTTAAACACTGGGTGTGTGTTGTACATCTTACCCTAAGCTCACTCAGACTGGTGTCAGCGTCATAGACGCTGCCAGTGTCTGTGCTGCCGCGCCGTGACGAGGTGCCACCCAGTGATGCCAACGTGGCTGCTGAGAGGCCTGGAGTGGCACAGCGTGAAGACGGCTGCGGACGCAAAATGCcacagtcagaaaaacaaaaatgcaaactCCCAACATGTTATTCAACACTAACATCCAATCCTGCAGGGCTCTTAAGGATCCTATTCACATCCTTCTGAGGGAGGCATTGTCACAAACATGTGCTGAAGTGTGTTTTATAAACTTGACAAACGATTACGTTGCCATAGTAACACTTATGTAACCTTCTGCATCAATGCCAAAATCAATGTAGGATTTTTACCTGTTGCATTACATTCTTGATGAATTCTGAATCACTGGTTTCTATATCTTAATACAGTATAAACCTACTCTGGTGCTTTGTGAAGATACTGAATGAATTAAGTAAAAtacgtaataataataaactcacCCGACTGTAATCTGTATACTGCTTGTCACATTTTTCATCcagctgaaacagaaaaaaatgattactATAGAATTAGTTGCACAGTGTTTTGAGAACCATGCGTCCTGTGTGTTTATGCTTTGAGCTGAGTCCTTCACCTGTAAATCAGGGAGTTAGTCCTGGAGACGAGTTAATACGAGTCAGGGAGAAGTGCTGCATGTTCACAGATCATACACAGTTGTCAACCAGAGTTTAATCCTCAGGGAATCACACTTGTGTCAAAAATCACACATGATAAGTCCATGCCGCTTCATCCACCACAACTAGCCTTATATTAGTCTACTCTTTTATAAAATTAtcacataacaaacacacaggatgtAGGATGAGTTTTGAAAACcaaaagatgtttttcaaaTCATGCATCAATTATAAAAATGATTCAAACATTGTTGTTGCACTGCATCGGCCAGTCCACTGTTGCAAGCTTGGTTTAGCCACTTACAGCGTCCAGATCTGGAATGCTCAAATCATCGAGGTCAGACACAATACTGCCCCTTCGGTTGGAGCGGCTGAAATAATCAGCAGCTGACTCACTAATGTCTGAGAAGTCTGACGACTGCTTACAGGACACACAGGAGGAAGAtgatagagagacagatgacagcagagaaatCAATGATAACAGGGACCAAAGTGTAAACGTCAGTGAGGAAAaggacagaggaaaaacatggCATACACAATGCAGCCTGAGGAGTTCATGgtcaatgcatttaaaatgtacgATGATAGGTATGAAGGTGATGCAGTAACAGAATCGTTAGCTTTGATTATATCAACTATGATAACAAAACAGCATGGGTCTAGATTTTGTTCCCTACAGCTCACCACACTGTCCCTGCGGCCTCTGTTGAAGCGTTCTTGGGACACGCTGCTGACAGTGTCATCATCTGAGGAAGACTGAGAGGAAtacgcacacatacaaacacacgcacacgatGAGTGGCCAAAGTAAAGAAGAAGATGGCTGCATGCCTGAGGCTTTTTCTGACACACAAATCTTGTTCAAACCAAGAACAAGCAATTCCTAGATGTTAAGTAGCACTGTCTGTTTGAAACAGATTATTGGATTACTCCAAAGACTAGAACCCTATAAAGTAATGCCAATTCATGCAATTTGTCAAGTGGACCAACTGGAACCAAGTCAGACAACCCGGATTCAACACCTTAGCCTACACAGCACTGCAGAAGACATTCTCAGTTCACACACTTCTAGGATGCTGTTTTCTTCATCAAGCTGTAGCCAGTTTGGTATGAGTGGTTACATTGACTATGTTTATACAGACAacaatattctgatattaacctGATTAAAACAATAGCAGCTGAATAAGACACTGTCATGTAAGCAGTATTTTCTAATTACTATAACCCAAATAAGGTCATACtcagaataagcaataatcaaattaagacaTGAGTATTCCAACCTTAGTTGCATTATAAACAATTAAAAGAAGttgtagtttttgcaaaattaGACAGACAACCTCCCAAATCATTAAAACTGTTACATTGTACATTAAACTTCCAGTTCAGTTTAACATGTCGACCGGAAAGTGAATGGAACATCACAATTGAAATAGTGTCTGGTACAGAATAAGCGATACAGTCCGAATATTTGTGTCCATGCAAACATAGTCATCATCTATATGAGAAAGGATGTGTGATGCAGAGAGGGGGCGAAGGGGAGTcggtcagtgtctgtgtgtggtattAGCTGATATCATGCAGGGTGGTGATGGTTATAGGGCGCTCACCGCAGGGCTGCTGCGGGTGGAGCTGGCTCCAGAGGAGTACCAGCTATATTCAGAGGGCTgtggatgggaggaggaggaggaggaagaggaggaggacaggatcGTCAGGGGATCAAGTCAGAAGTTAGGCCAAAGGCAAAAACAGTATGCAGCTGAAACGCTGGTTGGACAAACATTCAGTAGACTCACAGCTCTTGAACTGGAGCCTGAGCCGTAAAGACCAGTGTCGTCACAAATAGAGGCCTGGGGGCACACATGGGAGACAATGCAGGACTCAGCAAAACACGAGAGGGAGCATAAATCTTTGAGGTACTGGCTGAATAAGTTTGGAAGGAAGGTTTTCTTTGCAACATGCAATAATAAATAACTCTATTTCCCacatcattttgtttcagtGGCCCTAGCTTCACACAATCTCTTGTCTTATCTAACTTAAGTACAAATTTCTGCTCAGACTGTCAAGGAGCTAAATATAAGTGGCTGGGGCGGATGGAGAGGGGAAAGGTCTGCTTCTTAAGGTAACTAGAGGCATGCAGAGATGCTAGCAACCCCAGTGGACAGAAACTGACCATGCTGTAGCTGCGAGACAGCCCCGTACCCGTGGTGGAGGACAAGGAAGTGGTTGCCTGTGGAAGAGGAGGGCAGCAGGGAGAGGTCAGTTTAGAGGACAGAGGAGTGCTGTGGCGGGAAtgtgaggtggagagagatTTAAGAGCTGCAGCGAGTGGAAACAGGATGAATGTTTCGCTGACCCTGTAGCATTCAGAGTGTGGAAGTCAAGTGAGGTGACACTGTCCTTGTCCgcagtgtttttttaacactGGCACCACTTTTGTCAGTCAGCAATTATTTACATGAATTCAAATAATCATAAGAACTGTGGATAAATACAGTATCTCCTCAAAGTCCACTTTTGTCTTTCTACAACATAGCTCTGTAACATTATATACAATCATCACGCATGTTTCTCCCTTAATCTTTGACACTTTTATCTCAAAAAAACAATAGCCCTTATTGCAGCCATATAACAACTATGTTAGCCAAATAAATGTCCAATAAACTGAACCGTGCAAATGCTGCTCGAATTGGAGTCCAGTTTCATTGTGTGTCCTTTGACTACCATATAAAAAGGTTGAAAGTTGGACAGGCAGCACTCAGAGGATGACTGACCCGAGGCTGataggtggaggtggagggtggaggCTGATAGGAGGAGGCGGAGAGCAGAGGTTTGTTCTTGGTGAGGCTGGTGTAGTTCCTCTGATCATGGTACAGACCAGTCTGGAAGAGCAGTAACATCTGACCTCAAACAATCACCTGAAAGCAGtggatgtctgaaagcagctttagtgacacttaaagtttttttttttaaatcaggggTTAAGTTGTTCACCAGTAGATCATCACCACCACTATCGTTAGTCTTCACTGCCTCCATGCTTGAGGCTGCAGGGACACTAacactgagagaaaaaacactgacCAGGAGGTCCTTCCTCGAGGAGCTGGACGAAGCCTTTTTATGGCCATGAAGGTCATTGTACACAGAACTCTGTTCAGCCCGGGAAAAAAATAACCTAAAGTAAGACAAATGACTAGAAGGAATGCGTAGAGGCAGCAGTAATGAATGGATCgatatatatgtacatacagtGGAGCGGGAGCTCTTGAGGGCAGAGCTAGTGGAGAGGCTGTCAGACTGAAGAAAGAAC encodes:
- the lrrfip2 gene encoding leucine-rich repeat flightless-interacting protein 2 isoform X13 translates to MGTQGSGRKRAPLKDRFSAEDEALSSIAREAEARLAAKRAARAEARDIRMRELERQQKELDEKCDKQYTDYSRPSSRCATPGLSAATLASLGGTSSRRGSTDTGSVYDADTSLSELRDIYELKDQIQDVEGRYMQGLKELKESLAEVEEKYKKAMVSNAQLDNDKANLIYQVDTLKDVIEEMEEQTSEMRRELEEKSKELERQKHTCTVLQHKQEELKEGIRQRDELIEALERQKEYFDCIRNERDELRDELADIKEKAKAGEKHGLVIIPDGTPNGDVNHEPVSSGITVVSQEAAQVLESAGDGPLDVRLRKLAEEKDELLAQIRKLKNQLEEERQKHSKVDSTFTDGERMENGTDLHVIEMQRDANRQVSEYKFKLSKAEQEMGTMEQNINRLEGQVSRYKAASDNSEKIEDELKAEKRKLQRELRTALDKIEEMEMTNNHLVKRLEKMKANRNALLSQQ
- the lrrfip2 gene encoding leucine-rich repeat flightless-interacting protein 2 isoform X2, translated to MGTQGSGRKRAPLKDRFSAEDEALSSIAREAEARLAAKRAARAEARDIRMRELERQQKEHSYHSSGSSNKKWGQIHQWMADSEKARTSSSSRSSSRQRRGLDDDVMSVRSYRSTSSAVRDLGSSKSRSSSRRKDALSDSLSTSSALKSSRSTSSVYNDLHGHKKASSSSSRKDLLTGLYHDQRNYTSLTKNKPLLSASSYQPPPSTSTYQPRATTSLSSTTGTGLSRSYSMASICDDTGLYGSGSSSRASSSDDDTVSSVSQERFNRGRRDSVSSDFSDISESAADYFSRSNRRGSIVSDLDDLSIPDLDALDEKCDKQYTDYSRPSSRCATPGLSAATLASLGGTSSRRGSTDTGSVYDADTSLSELRDIYELKDQIQDVEGRYMQGLKELKESLAEVEEKYKKAMVSNAQLDNDKANLIYQVDTLKDVIEEMEEQTSEMRRELEEKSKELERQKHTCTVLQHKQEELKEGIRQRDELIEESQRMQTKLDALTREVFDLQETINWKDRKIGALERQKEYFDCIRNERDELRDELADIKEKAKAGEKHGLVIIPDGTPNGDVNHEPVSSGITVVSQEAAQVLESAGDGPLDVRLRKLAEEKDELLAQIRKLKNQLEEERQKHSKVDSTFTDGERMENGTDLHVIEMQRDANRQVSEYKFKLSKAEQEMGTMEQNINRLEGQVSRYKAASDNSEKIEDELKAEKRKLQRELRTALDKIEEMEMTNNHLVKRLEKMKANRNALLSQQ
- the lrrfip2 gene encoding leucine-rich repeat flightless-interacting protein 2 isoform X16; this encodes MGTQGSGRKRAPLKDRFSAEDEALSSIAREAEARLAAKRAARAEARDIRMRELERQQKELDEKCDKQYTDYSRPSSRCATPGLSAATLASLGGTSSRRGSTDTGSVYDADTSLSELRESLAEVEEKYKKAMVSNAQLDNDKANLIYQVDTLKDVIEEMEEQTSEMRRELEEKSKELERQKHTCTVLQHKQEELKEGIRQRDELIEKHGLVIIPDGTPNGDVNHEPVSSGITVVSQEAAQVLESAGDGPLDVRLRKLAEEKDELLAQIRKLKNQLEEERQKHSKVDSTFTDGERMENGTDLHVIEMQRDANRQVSEYKFKLSKAEQEMGTMEQNINRLEGQVSRYKAASDNSEKIEDELKAEKRKLQRELRTALDKIEEMEMTNNHLVKRLEKMKANRNALLSQQ
- the lrrfip2 gene encoding leucine-rich repeat flightless-interacting protein 2 isoform X10, producing the protein MGTQGSGRKRAPLKDRFSAEDEALSSIAREAEARLAAKRAARAEARDIRMRELERQQKEHSYHSSGSSNKKWGQIHQWMADSEKARTSSSSRSSSRQRRGLDDDVMSVRSYRSTSSAVRDLGSSKSRSSSRRKDALSDSLSTSSALKSSRSTSSVYNDLHGHKKASSSSSRKDLLTGLYHDQRNYTSLTKNKPLLSASSYQPPPSTSTYQPRATTSLSSTTGTGLSRSYSMASICDDTGLYGSGSSSRAPSEYSWYSSGASSTRSSPASSSDDDTVSSVSQERFNRGRRDSVSSDFSDISESAADYFSRSNRRGSIVSDLDDLSIPDLDALDEKCDKQYTDYSRPSSRCATPGLSAATLASLGGTSSRRGSTDTGSVYDADTSLSELRESLAEVEEKYKKAMVSNAQLDNDKANLIYQVDTLKDVIEEMEEQTSEMRRELEEKSKELERQKHTCTVLQHKQEELKEGIRQRDELIEKHGLVIIPDGTPNGDVNHEPVSSGITVVSQEAAQVLESAGDGPLDVRLRKLAEEKDELLAQIRKLKNQLEEERQKHSKVDSTFTDGERMENGTDLHVIEMQRDANRQVSEYKFKLSKAEQEMGTMEQNINRLEGQVSRYKAASDNSEKIEDELKAEKRKLQRELRTALDKIEEMEMTNNHLVKRLEKMKANRNALLSQQ